The following proteins are co-located in the Paludibaculum fermentans genome:
- the panB gene encoding 3-methyl-2-oxobutanoate hydroxymethyltransferase, which yields MQAGHFLNAKQEQRRLSMVTCYDYTFARLLARSSIDGILVGDSAAMVMHGHPSTIAARVEMMKLHTEAVARGAGDKLIVADMPFLSYRMGWTSALDAAHVLMSAGAQAVKLEGVDGHEDVVQRLVESGIPVMGHLGLQPQSIHAFGGYKVQGRGDEAAQKILRQAVALEQLGAFSIVLECIPAPLASEVTAALRIPTIGIGAGAGCDGQILVLQDLLGMNTDFHPRFVRHFLEGANAIVDALDGYDQAVKSGSFPAVEESYT from the coding sequence ATGCAGGCTGGACACTTTCTCAACGCAAAACAGGAACAGCGGCGGCTCTCGATGGTGACGTGCTACGACTACACGTTCGCCCGGCTGCTGGCGCGCAGTTCCATTGACGGCATCCTGGTGGGCGATAGCGCCGCCATGGTGATGCACGGCCACCCCTCCACCATCGCGGCCCGGGTGGAGATGATGAAGCTCCATACGGAGGCGGTCGCCCGAGGCGCAGGCGATAAGCTGATCGTGGCGGACATGCCCTTTCTGTCCTACCGCATGGGCTGGACCTCGGCTCTGGACGCGGCTCATGTTCTGATGAGCGCGGGCGCCCAGGCCGTGAAGCTTGAGGGCGTCGATGGGCACGAGGACGTCGTGCAGCGCCTGGTGGAGAGCGGGATCCCGGTGATGGGCCATCTCGGCCTGCAGCCCCAATCCATCCACGCGTTCGGCGGCTATAAGGTGCAGGGACGAGGCGATGAAGCCGCCCAGAAGATCCTGCGGCAGGCCGTGGCGCTGGAGCAACTGGGTGCGTTCTCGATCGTGCTGGAGTGCATCCCGGCTCCGCTTGCGTCCGAGGTGACGGCGGCGCTGAGGATTCCCACCATCGGTATCGGCGCGGGCGCGGGCTGCGATGGGCAGATCCTGGTCCTCCAAGACCTGTTGGGCATGAACACCGACTTCCACCCGCGCTTTGTGCGGCACTTCCTGGAAGGCGCGAACGCCATCGTGGACGCGCTGGATGGCTATGACCAGGCAGTGAAGAGCGGATCTTTTCCCGCCGTCGAGGAGAGTTACACATGA